The following proteins are encoded in a genomic region of Paenibacillus sp. FSL H3-0469:
- a CDS encoding ABC transporter permease subunit, with protein sequence MRLFFKKLGQQRALAVMSVPFLIWLFVFKYLPLWGWSIAFQDYKPARKFMEQTWIGFEHFKFLFGDDRFLRVLRNTLAMSSINLFFGFVTAITLALLLNEIRNIAFKRVVQTVSYLPHFISWVVAASIIQTTLSPDGTINQLLVGLGFLDRGNEILFLGIPEYFWTIFGASSVWKDIGWNTIVYLAAMTTIDPTQYEAAEIDGANRFKKMIYVTLPGIKSVVIVLLIMNIGYLLESGFEPQYLLGNGMNVDYSENIDIFVLKYGIAQSNFSLSIAAGMFKTVVSFILLFMANNAAKRMGEARLY encoded by the coding sequence ATGCGGCTGTTTTTCAAAAAACTGGGCCAGCAGCGGGCCCTGGCAGTGATGTCGGTCCCTTTTCTAATCTGGCTGTTTGTATTCAAATACTTGCCCTTGTGGGGCTGGAGCATTGCCTTCCAGGATTATAAGCCGGCCAGGAAGTTCATGGAGCAGACCTGGATTGGCTTCGAGCATTTCAAATTTCTGTTCGGGGACGACCGCTTCCTGCGGGTGTTACGCAATACGCTGGCGATGAGCTCGATTAACCTGTTCTTCGGCTTCGTCACCGCGATTACCCTGGCCTTGCTGCTTAATGAAATACGCAATATTGCTTTCAAGCGTGTAGTGCAGACTGTCAGTTATTTGCCGCATTTTATCTCCTGGGTGGTAGCAGCAAGTATCATTCAGACGACGCTGTCCCCGGATGGTACCATTAACCAGCTGCTGGTGGGTCTGGGCTTCCTTGACCGCGGCAATGAAATTCTGTTCCTGGGAATCCCCGAATACTTCTGGACCATCTTCGGAGCCAGCTCCGTCTGGAAGGATATCGGCTGGAACACCATCGTCTACCTGGCCGCTATGACCACAATTGATCCCACGCAGTATGAAGCAGCAGAGATTGACGGCGCGAACCGGTTCAAGAAAATGATCTATGTCACGCTTCCGGGCATCAAGTCTGTTGTGATTGTCCTGCTCATTATGAATATCGGATATCTGCTGGAATCGGGATTCGAGCCGCAGTACCTGCTGGGTAACGGCATGAATGTGGACTATTCCGAGAACATTGACATATTCGTGCTGAAATACGGAATTGCCCAGAGTAATTTCTCCCTGTCTATTGCAGCGGGAATGTTCAAGACGGTCGTCAGCTTCATCCTGCTGTTCATGGCGAACAATGCCGCGAAGCGTATGGGCGAAGCC